One window of the Bubalus kerabau isolate K-KA32 ecotype Philippines breed swamp buffalo chromosome 9, PCC_UOA_SB_1v2, whole genome shotgun sequence genome contains the following:
- the LOC129620052 gene encoding small ubiquitin-related modifier 2, translating into MADEKPKEGVKTENNDHINLKVAGQDGSVVQFKIKRHTPLSKLMKAYCERQGLSMRQIRFRFDGQPINETDTPAQLEMEDEDTIDVFQQQTGGVY; encoded by the coding sequence ATGGCGGACGAAAAGCCCAAGGAAGGAGTCAAGACTGAGAACAACGATCATATTAATTTGAAGGTGGCGGGGCAGGATGGTTCTGTGGTGCAGTTTAAGATTAAGAGGCATACACCACTTAGTAAACTAATGAAAGCCTATTGTGAACGACAGGGTTTGTCAATGAGGCAGATCAGATTCCGATTTGACGGGCAGCCAATCAATGAAACAGACACACCTGCACAGTTGGAGATGGAAGATGAAGATACAATTGATGTATTCCAGCAGCAGACAGGAGGTGTCTACTAA